Proteins from a genomic interval of Euleptes europaea isolate rEulEur1 chromosome 18, rEulEur1.hap1, whole genome shotgun sequence:
- the SBK2 gene encoding LOW QUALITY PROTEIN: serine/threonine-protein kinase SBK2 (The sequence of the model RefSeq protein was modified relative to this genomic sequence to represent the inferred CDS: deleted 1 base in 1 codon) has product MGRVAQEKRRSVTLSLVMPGRHPSCTPHGHDQTAQGNREGLGTPEVLQQSSRKWRLVMDLTLGMEAQALLEDMLEITSQNLVHMEVTEHYQVIKELGKGKYGQVVLVTHRKRGTPMALKLLPKASTKLQNFLYEYCVALSLSAHPAIIGMFGIAIESSHHYGFLYEAALHRDLISIIKPKAGIPEPAAKLCAKQLVSALDFIHSRGLVYRDVKPENILLFDRHCRCIKLTDFGLTRPQGTLLRLVAGVIPYTAPELSRGTGDTPGLPIDASLDAWALGVLIFCLLTGYFPWEKTLPEDSFFEDFVIWQESGLDEDLPFHWRPLSNDAISMLQNLLALEPTKRGPLRSVLSYLDRPWRAEVAAKGH; this is encoded by the exons ATGGGGCGTGTGGCACAGGAGAAGAGGCGGAGCGTCACGCTTAGCCTGGTAATGCCTGGCAGACACCCCAGCTGCACTCCACACGGTCACGACCAGACAGCA CAAGGCAATAGAGAGGGACTGGGCACCCCAGAGGTCCTTCAGCAGAGCAGCAGGAAGTGG CGTCTGGTGATGGATCTGACGTTGGGAATGGAGGCTCAGGCTCTTCTAGAAGATATGTTGGAGATCACTTCCCAGAATCTGGTGCACATGGAAGTGACTGAACACTACCAGGTCATCAAGGAGCTGGGCAAGGGGAAATATGGGCAGGTGGTTCTTGTGACACACAGGAAAAGGG GGACCCCCATGGCTCTCAAGCTTCTGCCTAAGGCCAGTACCAAGCTGCAGAACTTCTTGTACGAATACTGCGTGGCCCTCTCGCTCTCTGCACACCCTGCCATTATCGGCATGTTTggcattgccatagagtccagccatCACTACGGCTTTCTGTATGAGGCAGCCCTGCACAGAGATCTCATCTCCATTATCAAGCCAAAG GCGGGCATCCCGGAGCCAGCAGCCAAACTCTGCGCCAAACAGCTGGTAAGCGCACTGGATTTCATCCACAGCCGGGGCCTGGTGTACCGAGATGTCAAGCCCGAGAACATCCTGCTTTTCGACCGCCATTGCCGCTGCATCAAACTGACGGATTTTGGCCTGACGCGACCCCAGGGCACCCTGCTGCGTCTCGTGGCTGGGGTGATCCCCTACACTGCCCCCGAGCTGAGCCGTGGCACTGGCGATACCCCAGGCCTGCCCATTGATGCCAGCTTGGATGCTTGGGCCTTGGGGGTGCTGATCTTCTGCCTGCTCACTGGTTACTTCCCTTGGGAGAAGACACTTCCTGAAGACTCCTTCTTTGAGGACTTTGTGATATGGCAAGAATCCGGTCTGGATGAAGACTTGCCGTTTCACTGGCGCCCGCTCTCAAACGATGCCATCTCAATGCTGCAGAACCTCCTGGCCTTGGAGCCGACAAAACGGGGCCCTCTCCGCTCTGTACTCAGCTATCTTGACCGGCCGTGGCGAGCAGAGGTGGCAGCCAAAGGCCACTAG